In Microbulbifer sp. GL-2, the following are encoded in one genomic region:
- the pntB gene encoding Re/Si-specific NAD(P)(+) transhydrogenase subunit beta, producing the protein MNGMIAMAYLFSAVMFILSLGGLSSHETARRGNIYGMVGMAVAIVATIAGVAAGAYWMVAIAMVVGAVIGLSLAKRVAMTQMPQMVALLHSFVGLAAVLIGWGGFLDPRITLHGAAHVVHSTEIYLGVFIGAITLTGSLVAFCKLQGLVSGKPLMLPARHWLNLIAILACIVLGVLFVPADVHAGTVINLLLMTAIALLLGIHLVAAIGGADMPVVISMLNSYSGWAAAATGFMLGNDLLIVVGALVGSSGAILSYIMCRGMNRSFISVILGGFGSDGGEVSDEEVDGEVIAIDQQELADDLNAADSIIIVPGFGMAVAHAQQAVSDLTDRLRKMGKTVRFGIHPVAGRLPGHMNVLLAEANVPYDIVMEMDEINPDFPNTDLVLVIGANDTVNPDAVEKPNSPIAGMPVLEVWKARKVVVLKRSMASGYAGVANPLFYKENARMLFGDAKDSLQGVLGKVGE; encoded by the coding sequence ATGAACGGTATGATTGCAATGGCCTATCTCTTCTCTGCGGTGATGTTTATTTTGAGCCTCGGTGGCCTGTCAAGCCATGAGACTGCACGCAGGGGAAATATCTACGGCATGGTGGGTATGGCTGTTGCCATAGTCGCTACAATCGCGGGTGTGGCTGCCGGAGCCTATTGGATGGTGGCTATAGCCATGGTTGTTGGTGCAGTGATCGGGTTGTCACTGGCCAAACGTGTCGCCATGACCCAGATGCCACAAATGGTGGCGCTGCTGCACAGCTTTGTCGGTCTCGCAGCGGTTTTGATCGGTTGGGGCGGTTTCCTCGATCCACGTATCACGCTGCATGGTGCAGCTCATGTTGTGCACAGTACTGAGATTTATCTCGGGGTTTTTATTGGGGCAATTACTCTCACCGGTTCCCTGGTTGCCTTTTGTAAATTGCAGGGACTTGTTTCGGGTAAACCTCTAATGTTGCCCGCGCGTCACTGGTTGAACCTGATTGCTATTCTGGCCTGTATTGTATTGGGCGTATTATTCGTACCCGCAGATGTGCACGCTGGTACGGTTATCAATCTGCTACTGATGACGGCGATTGCGCTGCTATTAGGTATTCACCTTGTAGCCGCTATTGGCGGTGCTGATATGCCAGTGGTCATTTCAATGCTCAACAGCTATTCCGGTTGGGCTGCTGCGGCAACCGGATTTATGCTGGGCAATGATCTGTTGATAGTTGTTGGTGCCCTAGTGGGCTCTTCCGGTGCCATCCTTAGTTATATTATGTGCCGCGGTATGAATCGATCTTTTATCAGTGTGATTCTCGGTGGTTTCGGTTCCGATGGTGGTGAGGTCTCTGATGAGGAAGTTGATGGCGAGGTTATCGCCATAGATCAACAGGAACTTGCGGATGATCTCAATGCGGCCGATAGCATTATCATCGTACCGGGATTTGGTATGGCCGTTGCCCATGCTCAGCAAGCCGTTAGTGACCTGACTGATCGTCTGCGAAAGATGGGTAAAACGGTACGTTTTGGTATCCACCCGGTAGCGGGGCGCCTCCCCGGACATATGAACGTTTTACTCGCAGAGGCTAATGTGCCCTATGACATAGTAATGGAGATGGATGAAATCAATCCGGATTTCCCCAATACAGATCTGGTTCTGGTTATAGGTGCGAACGATACAGTAAACCCTGATGCTGTAGAAAAGCCTAACTCGCCCATTGCCGGCATGCCTGTTCTTGAAGTTTGGAAAGCCCGCAAGGTAGTGGTACTTAAGCGTTCCATGGCCTCTGGCTATGCGGGTGTTGCCAATCCTCTGTTTTATAAGGAAAACGCACGTATGCTGTTTGGAGATGCCAAGGATAGCCTTCAGGGAGTGCTTGGGAAGGTTGGCGAGTAA
- a CDS encoding S41 family peptidase codes for MGTRFDKLMLQGLITIGVIALAACGSGGGSDDASVDDTQGSWVKDNFLPSSTFMGRCVSPRSGIDPDTGELFIDRLGTREDENNWLRSMSNELYLWYDEIEDRDPSGFTDSIAYFELLKTNATTPSGSAKDRFHFSESTEMLRSEKEIGYGIQWGLLSAPDELPREAVVAYLDIEDDENLPNTITRGAKVISVDGIDLAYGEDVDTLNNGMWPSEPDEVHTFEILPLGATETVEVTLASKLVESDPVQHVKVETTNSGRKVGYILFNDHLGRAEGQLITEVRDLVPQNIDELVLDLRYNRGGYLDLAAELAYMIAGDVSVGQPFENIRFNDKHPEINPVTGESVAPTPFHTTAVGITDDSLEGESLPTLNLTRLFVLTGGNTCSSSEAIINGLRGIDIEVIQIGGATCGKPYGFYDLDNCGTTYFTIQFAGSNAKGFGEYTDGFFPGGTSHTGAELPGCEVGDDFNHLLGETNEARFATALNYIETGECGSFEIKAFSDSGISEQGLEPNVRIPKPIYRSSRIMVK; via the coding sequence ATGGGGACCCGTTTTGACAAACTTATGCTACAGGGGCTGATTACCATTGGCGTAATTGCTCTTGCAGCTTGTGGTTCCGGTGGCGGTAGTGATGATGCTTCTGTAGATGATACTCAGGGTTCATGGGTAAAGGATAATTTTTTGCCGTCTTCGACCTTTATGGGCAGATGTGTTTCACCAAGAAGTGGTATTGATCCAGACACCGGTGAATTATTTATTGATCGGCTGGGAACGCGGGAAGATGAAAATAACTGGCTGCGTTCAATGAGTAATGAACTCTATCTTTGGTATGACGAAATTGAAGATAGGGACCCCTCTGGCTTTACAGATTCTATCGCTTACTTTGAGCTATTGAAAACAAATGCTACAACCCCTTCAGGCAGCGCCAAAGATCGTTTTCATTTTTCCGAATCTACTGAAATGTTACGATCAGAAAAAGAGATCGGATACGGAATCCAGTGGGGGTTGCTGTCTGCACCAGATGAATTGCCACGTGAAGCTGTTGTCGCTTATCTAGATATTGAAGATGATGAAAATTTGCCGAATACAATTACTCGTGGTGCAAAGGTTATCAGCGTGGATGGTATCGACTTGGCTTATGGTGAGGATGTCGACACGTTAAATAATGGTATGTGGCCGTCCGAGCCTGATGAGGTTCATACATTCGAAATTTTGCCTCTAGGTGCTACTGAAACTGTAGAGGTCACCTTAGCCTCAAAATTGGTTGAGTCAGATCCTGTACAGCACGTTAAGGTTGAGACTACAAATTCTGGTCGCAAAGTAGGCTATATCCTGTTTAATGACCATCTCGGCAGAGCGGAAGGTCAGTTGATCACTGAAGTTAGAGATCTTGTGCCTCAAAATATTGATGAGCTTGTTTTGGATCTTCGTTACAACCGGGGTGGTTATTTGGATCTTGCTGCAGAGCTGGCCTATATGATTGCTGGCGATGTGAGTGTCGGTCAGCCCTTTGAAAATATACGCTTTAATGATAAGCATCCGGAGATAAACCCGGTTACTGGAGAATCAGTTGCACCAACCCCCTTTCATACCACCGCGGTAGGTATTACAGATGATTCTCTAGAGGGCGAGTCGTTGCCAACTCTCAACTTGACACGTCTTTTTGTTTTGACTGGCGGAAATACCTGCTCCTCCAGTGAAGCCATTATCAATGGGTTACGTGGAATAGATATTGAGGTTATTCAGATTGGTGGAGCCACCTGTGGCAAGCCCTATGGTTTTTACGATCTTGATAATTGCGGTACTACCTATTTTACAATTCAGTTTGCCGGTTCAAATGCCAAAGGTTTTGGCGAGTATACTGATGGCTTTTTCCCTGGCGGTACGTCCCATACCGGAGCGGAATTGCCTGGCTGTGAAGTGGGTGATGACTTTAATCATTTATTGGGTGAAACCAATGAAGCACGTTTTGCCACGGCTCTAAACTATATCGAGACTGGAGAGTGTGGAAGCTTTGAGATTAAGGCTTTTTCCGACTCGGGTATAAGTGAGCAGGGTCTTGAACCAAATGTACGCATTCCGAAACCAATATATCGCAGTAGCCGGATAATGGTGAAATAA
- the yhbY gene encoding ribosome assembly RNA-binding protein YhbY — translation MPLTADRKKALRSLGHNLKPVVTVAGNGLSEGVMEELERALEDHELIKVKLMIADREVRHQIVGELCKKSSSELVQEIGKIALIYRAAQKPDIKKSNLLR, via the coding sequence ATGCCTTTAACCGCCGACCGCAAAAAAGCTCTTCGCTCTCTCGGTCACAATCTGAAACCTGTCGTGACCGTAGCTGGCAATGGGCTGAGCGAGGGCGTGATGGAAGAACTGGAGCGAGCACTTGAAGACCACGAGCTGATCAAGGTCAAATTAATGATTGCCGACCGCGAAGTTCGTCACCAGATTGTGGGGGAACTCTGTAAGAAATCCTCCTCGGAACTGGTGCAAGAGATTGGCAAGATTGCATTGATTTACCGTGCGGCGCAGAAGCCCGACATCAAGAAGTCAAACTTATTGCGTTGA
- the rlmE gene encoding 23S rRNA (uridine(2552)-2'-O)-methyltransferase RlmE, with translation MGRSKSSHRWLREHFNDQYVKQSQKEGYRSRASYKLQELQNKDRLFKPGMTVVDLGAAPGGWSQVAMELVGHKGRVLASDILPMDPLAGVDFVQGDFTEESVLNELLQHLGDDLADLVISDMAPNMSGIRDVDQPASMYLVELAVDMARQVLKPGGAFVAKVFQGEGFDELIRDLRGSYNSVVTRKPGASRPRSREVYLVARGFKGS, from the coding sequence ATGGGCCGATCTAAGAGCAGCCACCGCTGGTTGCGTGAACATTTTAATGACCAATACGTCAAACAGTCTCAAAAAGAGGGCTACCGCTCCCGTGCCAGCTACAAGCTGCAGGAGCTCCAAAATAAGGACCGCTTGTTCAAACCAGGCATGACTGTTGTCGACCTGGGGGCGGCGCCGGGTGGCTGGTCCCAGGTCGCAATGGAGCTGGTGGGGCACAAAGGCCGGGTTTTGGCGTCTGACATATTGCCTATGGACCCTTTGGCGGGAGTGGACTTTGTACAGGGCGACTTTACCGAGGAGTCAGTGCTCAATGAGCTGCTGCAACACTTAGGTGATGATCTGGCAGACCTTGTGATTTCAGATATGGCCCCCAATATGAGTGGAATACGCGATGTGGATCAGCCCGCCTCCATGTATTTGGTGGAACTGGCTGTGGATATGGCTCGCCAGGTTCTGAAACCGGGCGGGGCCTTTGTTGCCAAGGTGTTCCAGGGCGAGGGTTTTGACGAGCTGATTCGCGATTTGCGCGGTAGCTACAACAGTGTTGTGACCCGTAAACCCGGCGCTTCCAGACCCCGCTCTCGCGAGGTCTACTTGGTAGCGCGAGGCTTTAAGGGCAGTTAA
- the ftsH gene encoding ATP-dependent zinc metalloprotease FtsH has translation MAKNLVLWLIIAAVLLMVFQNFKPQSRDEALSYSDFVQDVQSGQIKSVVVDGLVITGEKADGNRFKTIQPQIIDDELTNELVRSNVQFVGREPESPSIWQQLLVASFPILIIIAVFMFFMRQMQGGAGGRSGPMAFGKSKARLLGEDQIKTTFADVAGVDEAKEEVQELVEFLRDPTKFQRLGGNIPRGVLMCGPPGTGKTLLAKAIAGEAKVPFFSISGSDFVEMFVGVGASRVRDMFEQAKKQAPCIIFIDEIDAVGRHRGAGVGGGHDEREQTLNQLLVEMDGFEGNEGVIVIAATNRPDVLDHALLRPGRFDRQVFVGLPDIRGREQILKVHMRKVPLDDKINAQTIARGTPGFSGADLANLVNEAALFAARANRRTVTMEEFERARDKIMMGAERKSMVMNEKEKVNTAYHEAGHAIIGRLVPEHDPVHKVTIIPRGRALGVTQFLPEEDKYSISKRAIESQLCSLFGGRIAEEMTLGIDGVTTGASNDIERATDLARNMVAKWGLSEKLGPLHYGEDESGQPGQGNPVSGKTTYEIEAEVRRIIDNCYDRASKLLEENRDILEAMKDALMEYETLDAEQVDDLMARRKVRQPKDWQDNNFGSGGNSSTGETDTETNETSTEADKSNTVGGPLNEH, from the coding sequence ATGGCAAAGAACCTTGTACTGTGGTTAATCATCGCGGCGGTGCTGCTGATGGTATTTCAGAATTTCAAACCGCAGTCACGGGATGAGGCTCTCAGCTATTCCGACTTTGTTCAGGATGTGCAGTCGGGCCAGATAAAGAGTGTGGTTGTAGATGGCCTGGTGATCACCGGGGAGAAGGCGGATGGCAACCGCTTTAAGACTATCCAGCCACAAATAATTGATGATGAACTCACTAACGAACTGGTGCGCAGCAATGTGCAGTTCGTTGGTCGTGAGCCGGAGTCCCCCAGTATCTGGCAGCAACTGCTGGTGGCCAGCTTCCCAATCCTGATCATCATCGCCGTGTTTATGTTCTTTATGCGCCAGATGCAGGGCGGTGCCGGAGGGCGATCCGGGCCCATGGCATTTGGCAAGAGCAAGGCGCGCCTGCTGGGTGAAGACCAGATCAAGACCACCTTTGCCGATGTTGCAGGTGTGGATGAAGCTAAGGAAGAGGTGCAGGAACTGGTAGAGTTTCTGCGAGACCCCACCAAGTTCCAGCGTCTGGGAGGTAATATTCCCCGCGGTGTGCTGATGTGTGGACCTCCCGGCACCGGTAAGACCCTGCTGGCCAAGGCCATTGCCGGTGAAGCAAAGGTGCCCTTCTTCTCTATCTCAGGTTCTGATTTTGTAGAGATGTTTGTTGGTGTGGGTGCTTCCCGCGTGCGTGATATGTTTGAGCAAGCCAAAAAACAGGCTCCCTGCATTATCTTTATCGACGAGATTGACGCCGTTGGCCGTCACCGGGGTGCCGGTGTGGGCGGTGGTCACGATGAGCGCGAACAGACGCTGAACCAGCTACTGGTGGAAATGGACGGTTTTGAGGGCAATGAAGGGGTGATTGTAATTGCCGCCACCAACCGCCCGGATGTTCTCGACCATGCCCTTTTGCGTCCTGGTCGTTTTGACCGTCAAGTGTTTGTCGGCTTGCCGGATATTCGTGGGCGTGAGCAGATCCTTAAGGTGCACATGCGCAAGGTGCCCCTGGACGATAAAATTAACGCCCAAACTATTGCCCGTGGAACACCCGGTTTCTCCGGTGCCGATCTGGCCAACCTGGTAAATGAGGCGGCCTTATTTGCAGCACGCGCTAATCGGCGCACCGTTACCATGGAAGAGTTTGAACGTGCCCGTGACAAGATCATGATGGGTGCGGAACGTAAGTCCATGGTCATGAATGAAAAGGAAAAGGTGAATACTGCCTATCACGAAGCGGGTCACGCGATTATCGGCCGCTTGGTGCCGGAACACGATCCAGTGCATAAAGTGACCATTATTCCTCGTGGTCGCGCCCTTGGTGTTACCCAGTTCCTGCCGGAGGAAGACAAGTACAGTATTTCCAAGCGTGCGATTGAATCGCAGCTGTGCTCCCTGTTTGGTGGTCGTATTGCCGAGGAAATGACCTTGGGCATTGATGGAGTCACCACTGGAGCCTCCAACGATATTGAGCGAGCTACCGATCTGGCACGCAATATGGTGGCCAAATGGGGGCTGTCGGAGAAGTTGGGCCCGTTACATTACGGTGAGGATGAGAGTGGACAGCCCGGACAGGGTAACCCGGTGTCTGGTAAGACCACTTATGAGATCGAAGCAGAAGTGCGCCGTATCATCGATAACTGCTATGACCGTGCCAGCAAGCTGCTGGAGGAAAACAGGGATATTCTTGAGGCGATGAAAGATGCGCTGATGGAGTATGAAACCCTGGATGCCGAGCAGGTTGATGACCTGATGGCGAGACGTAAGGTTCGTCAGCCTAAAGACTGGCAGGACAATAATTTTGGCTCCGGTGGTAACAGCTCCACAGGCGAAACTGATACCGAGACAAATGAAACTTCTACCGAAGCCGACAAGAGTAACACCGTGGGCGGCCCACTGAATGAGCACTGA
- the folP gene encoding dihydropteroate synthase — protein MKITCGKQPLDLSQPVVMGVLNTTPDSFSDGGSYYAAGSLDLSLVLRRAEQMLGEGAAILDVGGESTRPGACPVSEQEELDRVIPVVEAICSNFGAIVSVDTSSPAVMHIAAAAGAGLINDVRALERPGALEAAEQTGLPVCLMHMQGQPGSMQKAPSYMNVVEEVAAYLEQRVAACEGQGIARERLILDPGFGFGKTDEHNLALLRGLSQLASFNMPILAGLSRKSMIGRLLQREVGERLSGSLALAMMAAQRGASILRAHDVAETVDVLRLRQMIDCDN, from the coding sequence ATGAAAATTACCTGTGGAAAACAACCTCTGGATCTGTCTCAGCCTGTTGTGATGGGGGTTTTGAACACGACACCGGACTCTTTCTCGGATGGCGGCAGTTACTATGCTGCGGGAAGCCTGGACTTATCTCTGGTTCTGCGCCGAGCTGAGCAGATGTTGGGCGAAGGTGCCGCGATACTCGATGTAGGTGGCGAATCCACCCGCCCTGGGGCGTGTCCGGTATCGGAGCAGGAGGAGCTGGACCGCGTTATCCCGGTAGTGGAAGCTATCTGCTCGAACTTTGGGGCGATTGTCTCTGTCGATACCAGCTCCCCGGCTGTAATGCATATTGCGGCAGCGGCAGGAGCTGGCCTGATTAATGATGTCCGCGCCCTGGAACGTCCAGGTGCCTTGGAGGCTGCTGAGCAAACGGGATTACCCGTTTGTCTGATGCATATGCAAGGGCAGCCAGGCAGCATGCAGAAAGCGCCCTCCTATATGAATGTGGTGGAAGAAGTGGCTGCTTACCTGGAGCAGAGAGTCGCAGCGTGCGAGGGACAGGGAATTGCGCGCGAGCGATTGATCCTCGATCCGGGCTTCGGCTTCGGCAAGACAGATGAGCATAACCTGGCGTTGTTGCGTGGTTTGTCGCAGCTGGCCTCTTTCAATATGCCTATATTGGCAGGATTATCACGCAAGTCTATGATTGGGCGACTGTTACAACGTGAAGTGGGTGAGAGATTGTCTGGGAGCCTGGCGCTGGCCATGATGGCCGCGCAACGTGGAGCAAGCATCCTGCGGGCCCATGATGTTGCAGAGACGGTTGATGTCTTGCGTTTGCGACAAATGATTGATTGCGATAACTAA
- the glmM gene encoding phosphoglucosamine mutase, protein MERKFFGTDGIRGRVGEGAITPDFMLRLGYAAGKVLGKKAGGNRPGRPRILIGKDTRVSGYMFEAALEAGLINAGVDVGLLGPMPTPAIAYLTRTFHARAGIVISASHNPYHDNGIKFFSAEGSKLPDQVELEIEAALNLPMETSVDLGKAHRIDDAAARYIEFSKASTPWNFSLDGLKVVLDCANGATYHIAPKVFRELGAEVTALGVSPDGMNINLECGSTKPQQLQQAVIEQGADLGIAFDGDGDRVLFVDSNGELVDGDQLLFIIGLHQQEFLGGCKGVVGTLMSNYGFELALRERNIPFERAKVGDRYVLERMSANDWMLGGESSGHIICADASTTGDGIVAALQVLRALCEFDEPLHQLKKRMTMLPQHMINVRLGHRDGVLEHQDVMAAVSEAESQLADSGRVLLRPSGTEPLIRVMVEGRDSALVEQLAQQISTVVERVGNS, encoded by the coding sequence ATGGAAAGAAAATTTTTTGGCACTGACGGTATTCGTGGGCGTGTAGGCGAAGGTGCTATTACTCCGGATTTTATGCTGCGACTGGGATATGCAGCAGGCAAAGTGCTGGGGAAAAAGGCTGGGGGAAATCGTCCTGGGAGGCCTCGCATCCTGATAGGTAAGGATACCCGGGTCTCTGGTTATATGTTTGAGGCCGCCCTGGAGGCAGGTTTGATTAATGCCGGCGTAGATGTAGGACTGCTTGGCCCCATGCCAACCCCTGCAATTGCCTACCTGACTCGCACCTTTCATGCGCGGGCAGGTATTGTGATCAGTGCCTCTCATAATCCCTATCACGATAACGGCATTAAATTTTTTAGTGCTGAGGGCAGCAAGCTACCCGACCAAGTTGAGTTGGAAATAGAAGCGGCGCTGAATTTGCCTATGGAGACTTCGGTGGATCTAGGCAAGGCCCACCGTATCGATGATGCGGCTGCACGCTATATCGAATTCAGCAAGGCCTCTACCCCTTGGAACTTCTCCCTGGATGGGCTCAAAGTCGTATTGGACTGTGCCAATGGGGCCACATACCATATTGCCCCCAAAGTATTCCGCGAGTTAGGGGCTGAGGTCACAGCCTTGGGAGTCAGTCCAGATGGGATGAATATCAACCTGGAGTGCGGCTCCACCAAACCGCAACAGTTGCAGCAAGCGGTTATTGAGCAGGGCGCGGACCTGGGTATTGCATTTGATGGCGATGGTGATCGAGTGCTGTTTGTGGATAGCAATGGCGAACTTGTTGATGGCGATCAGCTGCTCTTTATTATCGGTTTGCATCAGCAAGAGTTTCTCGGTGGCTGTAAAGGTGTGGTCGGCACGCTGATGAGCAATTATGGCTTCGAGCTGGCATTGAGAGAGCGCAATATCCCATTTGAGCGAGCCAAAGTTGGTGATCGCTATGTTCTGGAGAGAATGTCTGCAAATGACTGGATGCTCGGCGGAGAGTCTTCCGGCCATATTATCTGTGCTGACGCCTCCACCACTGGAGATGGTATCGTTGCTGCGCTCCAGGTGCTGAGAGCCCTGTGCGAATTTGATGAACCTTTGCATCAACTCAAGAAGCGTATGACAATGCTACCCCAGCACATGATTAATGTGCGACTTGGGCATAGGGATGGTGTGCTTGAGCACCAGGATGTGATGGCAGCTGTCAGTGAGGCCGAGAGTCAACTCGCTGACAGCGGGCGTGTTTTGTTGCGCCCATCTGGTACTGAGCCGTTAATTCGTGTGATGGTTGAAGGGCGCGACAGCGCTCTGGTCGAGCAACTGGCACAACAGATTTCCACTGTGGTTGAGCGGGTAGGCAATAGCTGA
- the tpiA gene encoding triose-phosphate isomerase has translation MRTPLVAANWKMNGSREFAERFFTDLDLEGVISGVVVCPPFPYLSLAAQAAQDKGGFVVGGQNLSQEPAGAFTGEVSAGMLLDWNTHYVIVGHSERRSLYLESNELVAGKFVAAQAAGLIPILCVGETLEEREQGRTLEVVAEQMAAVRNRIDSSAWKDAVVAYEPVWAIGTGKTATPEEAQSVHEFIRAQLGDIGAEVQILYGGSVKSANASALFAQVDIDGALVGGASLDAKEFAAICRAAV, from the coding sequence ATGCGAACACCGCTGGTAGCAGCTAACTGGAAAATGAATGGCAGCCGAGAGTTTGCCGAGCGTTTTTTCACTGACCTCGACCTGGAGGGAGTGATTTCTGGTGTGGTTGTATGTCCGCCTTTCCCCTACCTCTCCCTGGCTGCACAGGCAGCGCAGGACAAAGGTGGATTTGTGGTTGGTGGGCAAAACTTAAGCCAGGAGCCCGCAGGGGCTTTTACCGGTGAAGTTTCAGCAGGTATGCTGCTCGACTGGAATACTCACTATGTGATTGTCGGTCACTCAGAGCGTCGCAGTCTCTACTTAGAGAGTAATGAACTGGTAGCAGGAAAATTTGTTGCAGCTCAGGCGGCTGGCCTAATCCCGATCTTGTGCGTGGGTGAAACCCTCGAAGAGCGGGAACAGGGGCGTACCCTCGAAGTGGTTGCCGAGCAGATGGCAGCAGTGAGAAATCGTATAGACTCCAGCGCTTGGAAAGACGCTGTTGTGGCCTATGAGCCTGTTTGGGCAATAGGTACAGGAAAGACTGCGACTCCTGAGGAGGCGCAAAGCGTGCATGAATTTATCCGTGCTCAGCTCGGAGATATTGGTGCCGAAGTACAAATTTTATATGGCGGTAGTGTAAAATCCGCTAATGCCAGCGCACTTTTTGCGCAGGTTGATATTGACGGTGCCCTTGTTGGTGGGGCTTCGCTTGATGCGAAGGAATTCGCCGCAATTTGCCGCGCTGCTGTTTAA
- the secG gene encoding preprotein translocase subunit SecG encodes MEKLVLVVHVLTALSIIGLILLQQGKGAEAGASFGAGASQTVFGSQGSGNFFSRLTAIFATVFFVTSLGLAFLASQGAGTNVDANLPQVPAVIEQGAPATELPEIESDIPQLEADLEAGDVPQAPTDSGSDEPAADQESDEQQ; translated from the coding sequence ATGGAAAAATTGGTTTTAGTTGTACACGTTCTGACCGCGCTGAGCATTATCGGCTTGATTTTGCTGCAGCAGGGTAAAGGTGCTGAAGCTGGCGCTTCCTTCGGTGCGGGCGCATCCCAGACCGTATTTGGTAGCCAGGGCAGCGGAAATTTCTTTTCCCGCTTGACAGCAATTTTTGCGACGGTATTCTTCGTCACCAGTTTGGGGCTGGCCTTTTTGGCTAGTCAGGGCGCCGGCACTAATGTCGATGCCAACTTGCCACAAGTACCTGCTGTAATAGAGCAGGGTGCCCCTGCTACAGAGTTGCCCGAGATCGAGAGTGATATCCCGCAACTTGAAGCAGACCTGGAAGCCGGTGATGTTCCCCAGGCTCCCACTGACAGCGGCTCAGATGAGCCTGCAGCTGATCAGGAAAGTGACGAACAACAGTAA
- a CDS encoding integrase arm-type DNA-binding domain-containing protein: protein MALTDTQIKQAKPSDKDQWLTDQQGLRLLIKPNGSKYWRLKYRFKGRQKTLALGVYPSVSLKQARQKVAEAKQLLAEDRDPSAQKRVEKHQARVNIDLSFAAVAEEWWNHQKGTWTEDHANRVWTRLRDNTFPRIGQRPIADLHPQDVIAIVRDIEERDAMDVAQRVLQDIRRVCRYAVQVGKLTHNPAIELTGILRSRKSNHRASLPREELPGFLKELDLYQKRGRILTKLAIQLLILTFVRPGELRCARWEEFDFESALWRIPGDRMKMGTDHIVPLSSQALSALEELKSLTGQYSLLFPSERERARPMSDNTMRKAIFKMGWDGSQEGRSKANPHGFRATASSILNETGFNPDAIERQLSHMERNGVRAAYTHHARYMDERKEMMQWWANYLDEMRGSGKVVPIFAQQS from the coding sequence ATGGCCCTTACAGATACACAAATCAAACAGGCCAAACCAAGCGACAAGGATCAGTGGCTTACAGATCAGCAGGGATTACGCCTATTGATCAAACCCAATGGTTCCAAGTATTGGCGGCTAAAGTACCGATTCAAAGGAAGGCAGAAAACGCTGGCCTTGGGAGTTTACCCCTCTGTAAGTCTCAAACAGGCGAGGCAAAAAGTAGCTGAAGCAAAACAGCTGCTAGCAGAGGACCGCGACCCTTCAGCACAGAAACGAGTTGAGAAGCACCAAGCCAGAGTCAATATTGACCTGAGTTTTGCTGCTGTTGCTGAAGAGTGGTGGAACCACCAGAAAGGAACCTGGACAGAGGACCATGCCAACCGTGTATGGACTAGGTTACGAGATAATACCTTCCCTCGAATTGGCCAAAGGCCCATTGCCGATCTTCATCCCCAAGATGTAATAGCCATTGTCCGCGATATTGAGGAGCGGGATGCTATGGATGTTGCGCAACGGGTTTTACAGGATATTCGCCGGGTTTGTCGCTATGCCGTTCAGGTTGGCAAACTTACTCACAATCCAGCGATTGAGTTAACGGGTATTTTGCGTAGCCGAAAAAGTAATCATCGGGCTTCCCTCCCACGAGAAGAGTTACCTGGTTTCCTGAAAGAGTTAGACCTCTACCAAAAGCGGGGCCGGATATTAACCAAGCTTGCTATTCAGTTACTGATACTCACCTTTGTTAGACCTGGCGAATTGCGTTGTGCACGTTGGGAAGAGTTCGACTTTGAATCTGCTCTATGGCGTATCCCTGGTGATCGTATGAAGATGGGCACGGATCATATTGTGCCGCTGTCTTCACAAGCACTTTCTGCACTTGAAGAGTTGAAGTCTTTAACTGGCCAGTACTCTCTACTTTTTCCCTCTGAGCGCGAAAGGGCCCGGCCCATGTCCGATAACACTATGCGTAAGGCAATTTTTAAAATGGGCTGGGATGGTTCCCAGGAAGGAAGAAGTAAAGCAAACCCCCATGGCTTCCGCGCTACAGCTTCCTCAATCTTAAATGAGACTGGCTTCAATCCTGATGCTATTGAGAGGCAACTCTCCCACATGGAAAGGAATGGGGTACGTGCTGCATATACCCACCACGCTCGTTATATGGATGAGCGAAAAGAGATGATGCAGTGGTGGGCAAATTACCTTGATGAGATGCGGGGAAGTGGAAAGGTAGTACCGATATTTGCACAGCAAAGTTAG